Proteins encoded together in one Fimbriiglobus ruber window:
- a CDS encoding DUF1549 and DUF1553 domain-containing protein, with amino-acid sequence MQRVLTFITPLVLLVAVCAIPVRADEPPRYKDPELTPAAKRHWSFVPPVRSPLPAVKDAAWVRTPVDAFVLARLEAAGLKPAPQADKLTLIRRVTFDLTGLPPTPAEIDAFLNDQSPTAYETLVDRLLASPHYGERWAQHWLDVMRYADSNGYEADSDRPQAWRYRDYVVRSFNADKPYDQFVTEQVAGDLLATGKDPREVPDLWVATGIHRCGPVHRVSGNVNSEENRQEAMTEMVNGLGSAVLGLTVGCARCHDHKFDPVSLGDYYRLQAFFAGTFYQDVDLATPEEKAELPKKMLEVSIKLAPIKKQIAEIEAPYHAKVRDAKKARLDPETRAALDADPKVRTAEQKKLVTAAAPSLKFAWDEILAALSPEDRAKRDVLKEQQTALEATLPGLPPQAWSVSEEKSTPPTYVLRRGDVRKKSISVSPAYLRVIVGSTPQPKNRLDLAKWLVSTENTLTARVIVNRLWQHHFGRGIVATPNDYGTRGESPTHPELLDWLAKELVEPTWGIKPGVDRPWAMKRIHRLMVTSATYRQAGRVTPSAEATKVDPGNKLLWRANRQRLDAESTRDAMLVAAGTLTRDVGGASVKVPLEPEVYDLIFTEGEPTGLWPVTTDPKQHTRRSLYLFVKRNVRLPNLEAFDQPDTLNSCAVRSVSTFAPQALILMNGPFAQEQSKAMAAELYRSAGPSPDVQLTALYRRALGRPPRDDERQAGLVFLKEQAALIRPRLLARLPVGIPQDLPVGTDPAAARALADLCLVLFNTNEFVYVP; translated from the coding sequence ATGCAACGGGTTCTGACTTTTATCACTCCGCTCGTCCTGCTCGTCGCTGTATGCGCGATTCCCGTGCGCGCGGACGAACCGCCACGGTACAAAGACCCGGAACTGACCCCGGCAGCCAAGCGGCATTGGTCGTTCGTCCCGCCGGTTCGTTCCCCGCTCCCGGCGGTGAAAGACGCGGCTTGGGTGCGGACACCAGTCGATGCGTTCGTGTTGGCCAGGCTCGAAGCCGCTGGGCTGAAACCCGCGCCCCAGGCAGACAAGTTAACCTTGATCCGCCGGGTCACGTTCGACCTGACCGGCCTGCCGCCGACGCCGGCCGAGATCGACGCCTTTCTCAACGACCAATCCCCGACGGCCTACGAAACACTCGTAGACCGGCTCCTCGCCTCCCCCCACTACGGCGAGCGCTGGGCGCAGCACTGGCTCGACGTGATGCGCTACGCCGACTCGAACGGCTACGAGGCGGACAGCGATCGACCGCAGGCGTGGCGGTATCGGGACTACGTCGTTCGGTCGTTCAACGCCGACAAGCCTTACGACCAGTTCGTGACCGAGCAGGTCGCCGGCGATCTGCTCGCCACCGGCAAAGACCCCCGCGAAGTGCCCGACCTGTGGGTTGCGACCGGCATCCACCGATGTGGCCCGGTCCACAGGGTCAGCGGGAACGTCAATTCGGAGGAGAACCGCCAGGAAGCCATGACGGAGATGGTCAACGGCCTCGGCTCGGCCGTCCTGGGCCTGACGGTCGGCTGCGCGCGGTGCCACGACCACAAGTTCGACCCGGTCTCCCTCGGCGACTACTACCGGCTCCAGGCGTTTTTCGCGGGCACGTTTTACCAGGACGTGGACCTCGCGACGCCGGAAGAAAAGGCCGAGTTGCCGAAGAAGATGCTGGAAGTCTCGATCAAGCTCGCCCCGATCAAAAAACAAATCGCCGAAATAGAAGCCCCGTACCACGCCAAGGTCCGCGACGCCAAGAAAGCTCGCCTCGACCCGGAAACACGGGCCGCGCTCGACGCCGACCCGAAAGTGCGGACGGCCGAGCAGAAGAAACTCGTCACCGCGGCCGCGCCGTCGCTCAAGTTCGCCTGGGACGAGATCCTCGCCGCTCTTAGCCCGGAAGACCGGGCCAAACGCGACGTCCTGAAGGAACAGCAAACCGCCCTGGAGGCCACGCTCCCGGGGTTGCCGCCGCAGGCGTGGTCAGTGAGTGAGGAGAAGTCCACGCCGCCGACCTACGTCCTCCGCCGCGGCGACGTGCGCAAGAAATCCATCAGCGTGAGCCCGGCTTACCTACGCGTGATCGTCGGCTCGACTCCCCAGCCAAAAAATCGGCTCGACTTGGCGAAGTGGCTCGTCTCCACCGAAAACACGCTGACCGCGCGGGTGATAGTCAACCGGCTATGGCAGCACCATTTCGGCCGCGGCATCGTCGCCACGCCCAACGATTACGGCACCCGCGGCGAATCCCCGACGCACCCCGAATTGCTCGACTGGCTTGCGAAAGAACTGGTCGAGCCGACGTGGGGAATCAAGCCAGGCGTGGATCGCCCGTGGGCGATGAAGCGAATACACCGGCTCATGGTCACATCCGCCACCTACCGACAGGCGGGCCGGGTCACGCCGTCGGCCGAGGCGACGAAAGTCGACCCGGGCAACAAACTCCTCTGGCGGGCGAACCGGCAACGGCTGGACGCGGAATCGACCCGCGACGCGATGCTGGTAGCGGCCGGTACACTGACCCGGGATGTCGGCGGCGCAAGTGTGAAAGTGCCGCTGGAACCCGAGGTCTACGACCTCATCTTTACCGAAGGCGAGCCGACCGGCTTGTGGCCCGTGACAACCGACCCGAAGCAGCACACGCGCCGCAGCCTGTACCTGTTCGTGAAGCGAAATGTCCGGCTGCCGAACCTCGAAGCGTTCGACCAACCGGACACGCTTAACTCGTGCGCCGTGCGGTCCGTGAGTACATTCGCCCCACAAGCCCTCATTCTGATGAACGGTCCGTTTGCCCAGGAACAGAGCAAGGCGATGGCCGCCGAGTTGTACCGCTCGGCTGGGCCGTCGCCGGACGTTCAACTGACCGCCCTCTACCGCCGCGCTCTCGGCCGGCCGCCGCGAGACGACGAGCGGCAGGCGGGCCTTGTTTTTCTGAAGGAGCAAGCGGCCCTGATTCGCCCGCGCCTGCTCGCCCGTCTGCCGGTCGGCATTCCACAGGACTTGCCTGTGGGCACCGACCCGGCTGCCGCACGGGCGCTGGCCGACCTCTGCCTCGTGCTGTTTAACACGAACGAGTTCGTGTACGTGCCGTAA
- a CDS encoding ADP-ribosylglycohydrolase family protein: MPERPDLSDRFLGCLLGLAVGDALGAPYEGLTSSDIFFRFGAPDVIARNPSGDTLFYTDDTEMMIGVAETLVEHGEIRGVDLIKAFVANYHPERGYGRGARQILETAQAGGDWKSVAETIFPGGSLGNGAAMRVAPVGLAFHADDDKVWEQARKSALPTHRHPIGIEGGQLFALAVALAVRSDQIDRKEFLTTLYNRAETEEFRWCLRAARRLRRGDSISALGSTLHAHQSVGTAIACFAACPADYELAVGRAIGLGDDTDTLAAMTGALCGAFGGVKAIPAVLLDKLEDGQNPKGKSHIIQLATRLYERFQPEKTFYPQMNADKRGSD; this comes from the coding sequence ATGCCCGAACGCCCCGACCTCTCCGATCGGTTCCTCGGCTGCCTGCTCGGGCTGGCCGTCGGCGACGCCCTCGGTGCCCCGTATGAAGGATTGACGAGTTCCGACATCTTCTTCCGGTTCGGTGCCCCGGACGTGATCGCCCGCAACCCTTCCGGCGACACCCTCTTCTACACCGACGACACCGAGATGATGATCGGCGTGGCCGAAACGCTGGTCGAACACGGCGAGATTCGGGGCGTCGATCTCATCAAAGCGTTCGTGGCGAACTATCACCCCGAACGTGGTTACGGCCGAGGGGCGCGGCAGATTCTTGAAACGGCCCAAGCCGGCGGCGACTGGAAATCGGTGGCCGAAACGATTTTCCCCGGCGGCTCACTCGGTAACGGCGCCGCGATGCGGGTCGCCCCGGTCGGTCTGGCGTTCCACGCTGACGACGACAAGGTGTGGGAGCAGGCCCGCAAATCCGCTCTCCCGACGCACCGGCACCCGATCGGAATCGAGGGCGGCCAGCTCTTCGCGCTCGCCGTGGCGCTGGCAGTTCGGTCCGACCAGATCGACCGGAAAGAATTCCTCACCACTCTTTACAACCGGGCCGAGACCGAAGAATTCCGGTGGTGCCTGCGTGCCGCCCGCCGACTCCGTCGTGGCGACTCGATCTCGGCCCTGGGAAGCACCCTCCACGCACACCAATCGGTCGGGACCGCGATCGCATGCTTCGCCGCCTGCCCTGCCGACTATGAACTGGCCGTAGGCCGGGCCATTGGACTGGGCGACGACACCGACACGCTGGCAGCCATGACCGGCGCCCTCTGCGGCGCGTTCGGCGGCGTGAAAGCGATCCCCGCGGTGTTGTTGGACAAGCTCGAAGACGGCCAAAATCCCAAAGGAAAAAGCCACATCATCCAATTGGCGACGCGGCTTTACGAGAGATTCCAGCCTGAAAAGACATTTTATCCGCAGATGAACGCAGATAAACGCGGATCAGATTAG
- the purQ gene encoding phosphoribosylformylglycinamidine synthase I, with product MAAPNALILRAPGTNCDGETAFAFERAGAVVERIHINQLRESPKRLRQFQILVFPGGFSYGDDVGAGKILAAELRHFLADAVREFRDAEKLILGVCNGFQAMLKAGLLIPPDEDGPLATLAHNTHARFEDRWVHLAVAPNKCPFLKGISRMYVPVAHGEGNFICRKEWILKGLGQSGQIVLRYTTADGSAGGFPHNPNGSQDDVAGICDATGRVLGLMPHPERHVLPTQHPRWTREGLKLEGDGMQLFRNAVTFFDT from the coding sequence ATGGCTGCACCGAACGCCTTGATCCTCCGCGCGCCGGGCACGAACTGCGACGGCGAGACTGCGTTCGCGTTCGAGCGGGCCGGGGCGGTCGTCGAACGCATCCACATCAACCAATTGCGCGAATCCCCGAAGCGTCTGAGACAGTTCCAGATCCTCGTCTTCCCGGGCGGCTTCAGCTACGGAGACGACGTGGGGGCGGGAAAGATCCTGGCGGCCGAACTCCGCCACTTCCTGGCGGACGCGGTTCGCGAATTTCGCGACGCGGAAAAGCTGATTCTGGGCGTCTGCAACGGCTTCCAGGCGATGTTAAAGGCCGGCCTGCTCATTCCCCCGGACGAAGACGGTCCCCTGGCCACCTTGGCCCACAACACGCACGCCCGGTTCGAAGACCGCTGGGTTCACCTCGCCGTAGCCCCCAATAAATGCCCGTTTCTCAAGGGCATCTCCCGGATGTACGTGCCGGTAGCCCACGGCGAAGGGAACTTCATTTGCCGCAAGGAATGGATCTTGAAGGGGCTCGGTCAATCGGGGCAAATCGTCCTGCGCTACACAACTGCGGATGGCTCGGCCGGCGGGTTTCCGCACAACCCGAACGGCTCACAGGACGATGTGGCTGGGATTTGCGACGCGACCGGCCGCGTCCTGGGCCTGATGCCTCACCCAGAACGGCATGTGTTGCCGACCCAGCACCCGCGATGGACTCGCGAAGGGCTCAAGCTCGAAGGCGACGGGATGCAGCTCTTCCGGAACGCGGTCACATTCTTCGATACGTAA
- a CDS encoding Trm112 family protein — translation MDARFLDTLRCPVDPERAATLHRDREHLECDGCGVRYPIKNGLPVLIADDADLPPGCDRRLDLPCQQRLAARRKQKK, via the coding sequence ATGGACGCCCGCTTCCTCGACACCCTCCGGTGCCCCGTCGACCCCGAACGAGCTGCCACTCTCCACCGCGACCGCGAGCACCTCGAATGCGACGGGTGCGGGGTCCGCTACCCGATCAAGAACGGCCTTCCGGTCCTCATCGCGGACGACGCCGACCTCCCGCCCGGGTGCGACCGCCGACTCGACCTCCCCTGCCAACAACGACTCGCCGCCCGGCGCAAACAGAAAAAATAA
- a CDS encoding 2-hydroxyacid dehydrogenase codes for MSRPKVFVARQIPAEGLERILAACDADVWPDRLPPSPDALREKVRDCDGLVSLLTDKVDAALLAAAPRLKVVSNFAVGFNNVDVPACTARGIAVGNTPGVLTDATADIAVTLLLAAARRLGESAADAKAGRWLTWEPLGWLGRDLGGQTLGIVGMGRIGFATAKRLHHGWGMKVLYTARAPKPDADRELGARQVDLDTLLAESDFVSVHADLNPTTKGLFNEARFAAMKPTAVFVNTSRGPLVDQVALADALRKGVIFAAGLDVTDPEPLPYDHELFQLPNCVIAPHIASATVATRDAMARLCVDNLLAGLSGKRLPNCVNPDVYK; via the coding sequence ATGTCCCGCCCCAAGGTGTTTGTCGCCCGCCAGATCCCGGCCGAGGGGTTAGAACGCATTCTCGCGGCATGCGACGCGGACGTGTGGCCGGACCGCTTGCCGCCCTCGCCGGACGCCCTTCGCGAGAAGGTTCGAGATTGCGACGGACTGGTGTCACTGCTTACGGATAAAGTCGATGCCGCACTGCTGGCCGCGGCTCCGCGACTCAAAGTTGTGAGCAACTTCGCGGTCGGGTTCAACAATGTGGACGTACCCGCGTGTACGGCCCGGGGAATTGCCGTCGGAAATACGCCGGGCGTCCTGACCGACGCGACGGCCGACATCGCCGTGACGCTTCTTCTTGCAGCCGCCCGCCGGCTCGGTGAAAGTGCAGCCGACGCGAAAGCGGGTCGGTGGTTGACGTGGGAACCGCTCGGTTGGCTCGGCCGCGACCTGGGTGGGCAAACGCTCGGCATCGTCGGCATGGGCAGGATCGGGTTCGCGACCGCGAAGCGACTTCACCACGGCTGGGGGATGAAAGTCCTCTACACGGCCCGCGCCCCCAAGCCCGATGCCGACCGCGAACTCGGTGCGAGGCAGGTCGATCTCGACACGTTGCTGGCCGAAAGCGATTTCGTCTCGGTCCACGCCGACCTTAATCCGACGACCAAGGGGCTGTTCAACGAGGCCCGATTCGCGGCGATGAAGCCGACGGCCGTTTTCGTCAACACGTCACGCGGCCCACTCGTGGATCAAGTCGCGCTGGCCGATGCTTTGCGTAAGGGTGTCATTTTCGCCGCCGGCCTCGACGTGACCGATCCGGAGCCGCTTCCTTACGACCATGAGTTGTTCCAGTTGCCGAATTGCGTGATCGCCCCGCACATCGCCAGCGCGACGGTCGCGACCCGCGACGCGATGGCCCGGCTCTGCGTCGATAACTTGTTGGCGGGCTTATCCGGGAAGCGGTTGCCGAACTGCGTAAACCCGGATGTCTACAAGTAG
- the aroB gene encoding 3-dehydroquinate synthase encodes MQTVRVNLGPRSYDIALTSTDPAGFAAFARRAAPKAKLALVVTDANVISHASTVASGLQSVGIHSQTAVVPAGEASKSVARLEALYDALAELPADRGTLVVAVGGGVVGDLGGFAAATYNRGLPLLMVPTTLLAMVDSSVGGKTGVNHPKGKNLIGSFHQPAGVWIDTAYLASLPDREFRSGLAEVVKYGVIQDPEFFEYLEANAAAILARRPDTLVHIVARSCRLKADVVEQDEREETGLRAILNYGHTFAHGYETVGGYGAWLHGEAVAAGMVGESRLAERLGRIPVAVTDRQVRLLTAFGLPIAGKPEWATEALIDVMRRDKKSQAGKLRFVLPTRLGHVELVDGVSEDLVREVLRT; translated from the coding sequence ATGCAAACTGTGCGTGTGAATCTCGGCCCGCGGTCTTATGACATTGCGTTGACCTCCACAGACCCGGCCGGCTTCGCCGCGTTCGCCCGCCGCGCCGCGCCGAAAGCCAAGCTCGCACTCGTTGTGACCGACGCGAACGTAATTTCGCACGCCTCCACTGTCGCAAGCGGGCTTCAATCGGTCGGCATCCACTCCCAGACCGCCGTCGTACCGGCAGGCGAGGCGTCCAAGTCCGTCGCGCGGCTGGAAGCGCTGTACGACGCGCTTGCGGAGTTGCCGGCCGACCGGGGGACTCTCGTCGTCGCTGTCGGCGGGGGAGTAGTCGGCGACCTGGGCGGGTTCGCCGCCGCGACTTACAACCGCGGTTTGCCGTTGCTCATGGTCCCGACCACGCTGCTCGCGATGGTCGACTCGTCGGTCGGTGGGAAAACCGGCGTGAACCATCCGAAGGGCAAGAACCTGATCGGGTCGTTCCACCAGCCGGCCGGCGTGTGGATCGACACCGCCTATCTTGCCAGCCTGCCCGACCGCGAGTTCCGGAGTGGGCTCGCCGAGGTGGTAAAGTACGGTGTCATCCAAGACCCCGAATTCTTTGAATACCTCGAAGCGAACGCGGCGGCGATCCTGGCGCGGCGCCCGGATACTCTCGTCCACATCGTAGCGAGGTCGTGCCGGCTCAAGGCGGACGTCGTGGAGCAGGACGAGCGCGAGGAGACCGGGCTAAGAGCCATCCTCAATTACGGGCACACCTTCGCGCACGGCTACGAGACGGTCGGCGGGTACGGGGCGTGGTTGCACGGGGAGGCGGTCGCGGCCGGCATGGTCGGCGAGAGCCGACTCGCGGAACGCCTCGGGCGCATCCCGGTGGCCGTGACCGATCGGCAAGTGCGCCTGCTCACCGCGTTCGGCCTCCCGATCGCCGGGAAACCCGAGTGGGCGACCGAGGCACTGATCGACGTGATGCGGCGGGACAAGAAATCCCAGGCCGGGAAATTGCGGTTCGTGCTGCCCACGCGACTCGGTCACGTCGAACTGGTCGACGGCGTGTCCGAAGACCTCGTGCGCGAGGTACTCCGGACATGA
- a CDS encoding glycosyltransferase family 87 protein — translation MSLTYERAAEFLRPRLWLAFVAGGLMWGAWLGSLALGDGVADVFGQIVSMDHLAFYTPARMILEGRTADIYDLEELYRYQQSVIPEGHVVGLEAMRNPPFFALLFLPTARLSFCASAWIWNAVGIGCVIVGIRLLRPERPWRVTIWALCFMPVFAAVSYGQNSLLSFLVLCVAYRLLTDDRTLAAGLVAGLLWFKPPLLLGLIVWWVLEIRWAWRCLVGLVITGFVLTVVSYLIIPEAWLGFVNTLGDNARFTNFDWWKAHNARAFWRQILPKPIPLLSGETLNLQIVLWLISDAVGLWVLVRVWRACRDSRPVMFGAAMFFMLWATPHAMIYEWAVAVVPAVAWWVDLPRFRNAWLVLFMAVGTTLFVSTDVGRVQEYVQKKWFDVEYPVVLQLSVPVFAFATWRASRLLIDSRNGPDPSCVAATAADARAETPDGSRGQDGQRIGSAPLPRP, via the coding sequence ATGAGCCTGACGTATGAGCGTGCGGCGGAATTTCTCCGCCCGCGACTGTGGCTCGCGTTCGTCGCGGGTGGGTTGATGTGGGGGGCCTGGCTGGGAAGCCTTGCGCTGGGAGACGGCGTCGCCGACGTGTTCGGGCAAATCGTCTCGATGGACCATCTCGCGTTCTACACCCCGGCCCGAATGATTCTGGAGGGCCGCACGGCCGACATTTACGACCTGGAAGAACTGTACCGTTACCAACAATCGGTGATCCCGGAAGGGCACGTAGTCGGCCTGGAGGCGATGCGGAATCCGCCGTTTTTCGCACTCCTGTTCCTCCCGACTGCACGACTCTCGTTCTGTGCGAGCGCGTGGATCTGGAACGCGGTCGGGATCGGGTGTGTGATCGTGGGGATTCGCCTCCTGCGTCCCGAGAGGCCGTGGCGGGTGACGATCTGGGCTCTCTGCTTCATGCCGGTTTTCGCCGCCGTCAGCTACGGACAGAACAGCCTGTTGAGTTTCCTCGTGTTGTGCGTAGCGTATCGGTTGTTGACCGACGACCGCACGTTGGCCGCCGGCCTCGTGGCGGGACTGCTCTGGTTCAAGCCGCCACTGCTGTTAGGTCTGATCGTTTGGTGGGTACTAGAAATACGGTGGGCGTGGCGGTGCTTGGTCGGGCTGGTCATCACGGGTTTCGTTCTGACCGTGGTGAGTTACCTGATCATTCCCGAGGCCTGGTTGGGGTTCGTTAACACACTCGGCGACAACGCCCGGTTCACGAACTTCGACTGGTGGAAAGCTCACAACGCCCGGGCGTTCTGGCGGCAGATCCTGCCAAAACCGATCCCTCTGCTGTCCGGGGAAACGCTCAACCTTCAGATTGTTCTCTGGCTGATTTCGGACGCGGTCGGGCTGTGGGTTCTTGTTCGCGTGTGGCGGGCGTGTCGAGACAGCCGGCCGGTGATGTTCGGGGCCGCGATGTTCTTCATGCTGTGGGCGACGCCCCACGCGATGATTTACGAATGGGCGGTCGCGGTCGTTCCCGCGGTCGCATGGTGGGTGGACCTGCCGCGTTTTCGCAACGCCTGGCTCGTGCTGTTCATGGCCGTCGGAACCACACTGTTTGTGAGTACGGATGTCGGCCGGGTTCAGGAATACGTCCAGAAAAAGTGGTTCGACGTTGAGTACCCGGTGGTTTTGCAGTTGAGCGTTCCAGTGTTCGCGTTCGCGACCTGGCGTGCGTCGCGGCTTCTGATCGACTCTCGGAATGGACCCGACCCGAGTTGTGTGGCCGCGACGGCCGCGGACGCCCGGGCCGAAACACCGGACGGGTCGCGCGGGCAGGACGGGCAACGAATCGGTTCCGCGCCCCTGCCTCGTCCTTGA
- a CDS encoding inositol-3-phosphate synthase: MSERRVGLWLIGACGGVGSTTALGLAAVAKGLASSTGVVTTLPKYAGVPFDAPGAFVVGGHDIRQTTLTRGVAELHARSNVFSDQLLTACGPVLDAWSRNIRPGVVYRPNAVIAALADRTDVRRSATPRAAIDAIRTDLRAFKAEHALDQVVVVNVASTEPPLEVTDEHRSLAALDATLDRTTPSTLPTSSLYAYAALDIGFPYVNGTPSVGAAIPALNELAIARKVPYAGQDLKTGETLLKSVLAPLFARRNLRVLSWVGHNILGNRDGLVLHDPDNKASKVKSKDALLGELLGYKPQSHVSIEYIESLDDWKTAWDHIHFEGFLGTKMTLQFTWQGCDSLLAAPLVIDLARLALLAQRRGESGVMTACAAFFKSPAGVNEHDFGRQFDMLEKYLTLAADERR; encoded by the coding sequence ATGTCAGAACGTCGCGTCGGGTTGTGGTTGATTGGCGCGTGTGGTGGCGTCGGCAGTACCACCGCGCTCGGGCTGGCGGCCGTGGCCAAGGGGCTCGCTTCGTCGACTGGGGTCGTAACCACGCTCCCGAAATACGCCGGGGTGCCGTTCGACGCGCCGGGGGCGTTCGTCGTCGGCGGCCACGACATCCGCCAAACAACCCTGACGCGAGGTGTCGCCGAACTGCATGCCCGGTCGAACGTCTTTTCCGACCAGCTGTTGACGGCGTGTGGGCCGGTCCTGGATGCATGGTCGCGCAACATCCGGCCCGGCGTCGTGTACCGGCCGAACGCGGTCATCGCTGCCCTCGCCGACCGGACGGACGTCCGCCGCTCAGCTACTCCGCGGGCCGCGATCGACGCCATCCGGACCGATCTCCGGGCGTTCAAAGCCGAGCACGCCCTCGATCAGGTCGTGGTCGTGAACGTCGCGTCCACCGAACCGCCGCTCGAAGTGACCGACGAACATCGCTCACTCGCGGCACTCGACGCCACCCTCGACCGCACGACTCCGTCGACACTGCCCACGAGTAGCCTCTACGCATACGCGGCCCTCGACATCGGCTTCCCATACGTCAACGGCACCCCGTCCGTCGGGGCCGCCATCCCGGCCCTGAACGAACTGGCGATCGCCCGGAAGGTGCCTTACGCGGGCCAGGATCTCAAGACCGGGGAAACACTACTCAAGTCGGTTTTGGCCCCGTTGTTCGCCCGGCGGAACCTCCGCGTCCTGAGTTGGGTCGGCCACAACATCCTGGGCAACCGCGACGGGTTGGTTCTGCACGACCCGGACAACAAGGCGTCGAAGGTGAAGAGCAAGGACGCCCTCCTGGGCGAACTGCTCGGGTATAAGCCGCAGTCGCACGTCTCGATCGAGTACATCGAGTCGCTCGACGACTGGAAAACGGCCTGGGACCACATTCATTTCGAAGGGTTCCTCGGCACGAAAATGACGTTGCAGTTCACGTGGCAAGGCTGCGACTCACTGCTCGCGGCCCCACTCGTGATTGACCTCGCGCGGCTCGCTCTCCTGGCCCAACGCCGGGGCGAATCCGGCGTCATGACCGCGTGTGCGGCTTTCTTCAAGAGTCCGGCCGGAGTGAACGAACACGACTTCGGCCGGCAGTTCGACATGCTCGAAAAATACCTGACGTTAGCCGCAGATGAACGCAGATAA
- a CDS encoding DUF1559 domain-containing protein — MNSYRADRRGFTLIELLVVIAIIAILIGLLLPAVQKVRAAAARTTCTNNMKQLGLAVHNYNGTYNAVPPIGNWPSSMRGNGYPALSCGGSLTSPDGVPGTWLVSLLPYMEQTAVYQQFAAVSPSVVGTTDEFNYYQGTLLPFPVKAYNCPSDATVPANYVNATPYVEGSTSYAGNVMVFNPRSRQPLQTIIQDGTSNAVMIAERYAVCNGTTNTWSWIYPNHGSGNCWAAFGWVTAGLNQQSDLYTDFSSGTTPFQITPTTATCNNAITQSSHTGAMVVGLGDGSVRTVSSGMSLTTWVNACKPADGNVLGSDW, encoded by the coding sequence GTGAATTCTTATCGTGCCGACCGCCGGGGCTTCACTTTGATTGAATTGCTGGTGGTCATCGCCATCATTGCCATCCTGATCGGCCTCTTGTTGCCGGCCGTTCAAAAGGTTCGTGCGGCGGCCGCCCGGACGACGTGTACCAACAACATGAAACAACTCGGGCTGGCCGTCCACAACTACAACGGCACGTACAACGCCGTTCCCCCGATCGGGAACTGGCCGAGCAGCATGCGGGGCAACGGCTACCCGGCCCTCTCCTGCGGCGGCAGTTTGACCTCGCCGGACGGCGTACCCGGTACGTGGCTCGTGTCCCTGCTGCCGTACATGGAGCAAACCGCCGTCTACCAGCAGTTCGCCGCAGTCAGCCCGTCGGTCGTCGGGACCACGGACGAATTCAACTACTATCAGGGCACCCTGCTCCCGTTCCCGGTGAAGGCCTACAACTGCCCCTCCGACGCCACGGTCCCGGCGAATTACGTCAACGCCACCCCCTACGTCGAGGGGTCCACGAGCTACGCGGGCAACGTCATGGTGTTCAACCCGCGGTCGCGCCAACCGCTGCAAACGATCATTCAGGACGGGACGTCGAACGCGGTGATGATCGCGGAACGGTACGCGGTCTGTAACGGGACGACGAACACCTGGTCCTGGATTTATCCGAACCACGGGAGCGGTAACTGCTGGGCCGCCTTCGGCTGGGTGACCGCCGGTCTGAACCAGCAAAGCGACCTGTACACCGATTTCTCGTCGGGCACTACGCCGTTCCAGATCACCCCGACGACCGCCACTTGTAACAACGCCATCACCCAGAGTTCGCACACCGGGGCGATGGTGGTCGGTCTGGGTGACGGCAGCGTCCGGACGGTTTCCTCGGGCATGTCGCTGACGACCTGGGTCAACGCCTGCAAGCCCGCCGACGGAAACGTCCTCGGGTCCGACTGGTAA